The Candidatus Eisenbacteria bacterium sequence CGTGCCCACCGGGAGCGGCTTGCTGTCCCGCTGGATCTGGGCGAGCTTCGAGTTCAGCTGGTCCTGGAACGCGGTGCTGGAAACCGGGTCGAGCGAGACGTCCGCCTGGCGCTCCAGGCGCTGGAAGTGGACGTCCTGCGGGCTCTGCACGGACATGCCGCGCACGGTCTGGCTCTGCGCCGGCGCCGGAGCGACCGAGGGCGCGGACGGCGCCGCGGTCATGAGATCGCCGGGCTCCAGCATCAGAATTTCCGTCACGACGGGAAGATCCTCGACCGCGCTCTTGATCGTGGTGATCCAGAACAGGATCAGCGCGTGGACGATGAGGCTCACGGCCATGGTCTTCCGCGTCCGCTGGCGGGCCAGCTCGAAATCGAGATGCAACGCGGCGGCGGTCACTGGGCTCCCTCCGTGCGCTGGCGGGTGGCGATGGCGAGACGCGTCGCGCCCGCGGCGCGCGCGTCCTGGAGCAGGCCCTGGACGGTCGCGTACGGAGCGCCCGAGTCGGCGCGCACGACGACGAGGACGTCCTCATTGCCGCTCTGCTTCAGATGGTTCTGGAGCACCGCGGGCAGCGACTCGCGGGTGACGACTTCCTCGTCGACGGCGAGCGCGCCCGTGGACGACAGCGTGATGCTCACGTTCCTCTCGTCCTCGGCCTCGCGCGTCTGGGCCTGCGGCAGGTCCACCGGGAGGTCCGCCACCGTCATGAGCGGAGCGGTCACGAGGAGGATGATCACCAGCACCAGCGAGACGTCGATGATCGGAACGACGTTCACCTTGGTGATCGGGAGATGGTATCCGGGTACGCGGTGCCGGCGCATGTCAGCCTCCCACCACGGCGATCTGGGACGCGCCGCAGGCCTTGGCGTCGTCCAGCACGCTCACGAACGCGCCGTGGGAGATCCCGTCGCCGCAGCGGACGACCACGAGCTTGGTCGCGCTCGCGTCGAGGAGCGGCTTCAGGAGTCCCTGCAGACTGGCGCGCGGGATCTGGTTCTGGTTCACGAGCACGACCTCCGGAGATACGAGGGTGATCTCCACGCGCTCCGACTTGGCCGTGTACTTGGCGGCCTTGCCCGACTGGGCGGCGCGCTGCACCGCGATGCTCGACTGGAACGCCATCGGAGTCGAGACCAGCAGGATGATGACGAGCACCAGACAGACGTCGATCAGGGGCGTCATGTTCGGCTCGGTGATCGCCTCTTCATGACGCATGCGGGTTCGGCGCACCGGGGCCTCCTTAGGCGACGCGGACCGTGGTCTGGACGGCGGGCTTCTGCTGGCGGACGCCGCCATTCAGCCGCAGGCTGCGCGCGTGGTTCTCCGTGACGGTCAGCGCCACGCCCATGCGGCGCACGAAGTTGTTGTAGACCATCACCGCCGGGACCGCGACGAGGAGTCCCGCGGCCGTGGTGAAGAGCGCCTCGGCCACGCCGGCCGCGACCACGGAGGGCCCCGCGGAGCCCGTGCGCGCCATGTCATGGAACGCGCGCATGATGCCCCACACCGTTCCGAGGAGCCCGATCAGGGGGGCGACGTTGCCCATCGTGCCGATGAACCCGAGGTTCCGCTCGAGCTGGAGCCGCTGCTCGCTCATCGCGATGTGGAGACGCTCCTCGAACGCTTCCGGCTGCTCGTCCATGGCGCGGATCACCTCCGCCCCCACCGGACCGAAGGGGTGCGGATCCGCCGCGCAGACCCGGATCGCCTCTTCCTTGTTCCCCGAACGCAGAGCCACCAGGGCCGATGCCAGGAGGGAATCGGGGTTCCCGCGCCGCTTCCAGAAGTACAACGTCCGCTCGATCACGAAGCCCAGCGTCAGCACGCTGCAGACCAGGATGATGACCATCACCGGGCTGGTGCGCATCGCTTCGATCCAGTCGAAATTCTCGAACATCGTCCTCGCTCCTTTCGGTTCCTTGGCCTGGGCCGTTCCGGCCTAGCGCTTCTTGCCCCGAGCCGACTGCAGCTCGTTCGCCCGGCCGGCCGCGGCCGCGGCCAGCTCGTTGTCCTTGGAGTTCTGCGCGATGTCGCGATACGCATTCATCGCCCGCGTGAGCTCATTCCGGGATTCGTAGATCGCCGCGCAGCGGGCGAGCGCGGAGAGCCGGAAGGGATTGCGCTTGTCGGGGGAGAGCACCGCGCGGTTGTAGGTCTTGAGCGCGGCATCCACGTTCCCCTGGTTCTCCTGGTTCAATCCGACGCGGTAGAGGAGTTCCATCTCGAGCGCGTTCGAGGGGCGCGAGGCGAGGGCGGTCTGGAACTCCTGGAGCGCCGCCTCCTTGTTCCCGGCCGCCTCGAGCAGATCGCCGAGCTGGTACGCCACCTCGGCCGCGCGCGCGTCGTTCGGGTGCTTCTCCCGGTACGCGAGGAGCGTCGCCTTCGCGTCCTCGGGCTGGCCCATCTGACGCTGGCAGAGCGCGAGGTTGTAGCGCGAGGCCCCGCTCACCTCTTCCGTCGCGCTGTCGCCCAGCACCTGGGTGAACGCGACGGCCGCCCGCATGAAGTCCTGGTTCGTGAAGTAATGGAGCCCGAGCTGGAACTCCGCGGTGGGTCGAAGCTCGCTCTCCGGGAAGAAGGCCAGGAACTGCTCGTACGAGAGCCGCGCCTGCTCCTTGTCGCCGGCCTTGCCGTACGCGTCCGCGAGGAGGAACTGCGCCTCGTCGGCGGCGGAGTAGCCGGGGAACTGGCTCACCACGCGCCGGAAGCCGGTCGCCGCCTCGGCCCAGCGCTTCGCCTGGTACTCGGACTTCGCGATCTGGAAGAGCGCGTCCGCCGCGAACGAGCTGGTCGGATACTGCTCGACCAGCTTCGCCAGCTCGGCCGTTCCCTTGGCGGTCTGGCCCATGCGGTAGAGCGCGAGCTCGGATCCGCGCTGCGCCTCCTTGGAGTACGGCGTGTCCGGGAAGCGCGCGACGGTCTCGGAGTAGCGCGCGAGGGCGGCCGCGTCGTGGCCGGCGTTGTACTCGCACTGGCCCATCCGCAGCATGGCGAGCCCGGCCGCGTCCGTGTCGGCGAAGTTCGCGAGCAGCCCGCGGTAGCACCGCTTCGCGTCCTCGTAGCGCTGCGCCTGGAAGTAGAGGTCGCCCGCCCGCGCCCAGGCCTTCTCGGCGATCGGCGCCGAGGCGCTGTCCTTCACGATGGCCTCCCAGTGGTCGACCGCGTCCCCGGCCCGGTTGAGCCGCAAGCACGCGAGCCCCGCCTGGTAGTGGGCGACGTGGCGCTTCGGATGGCCGGGGTAGCGCTTCAGGAACGCCGCGTAGTTGTCCGCCGCGGCGCGGTAGTTCTTCTGGTTGAACCGGTCGTGCGCGATGTCGAGATACGCGCTCGAGACGATGTCCGGGCGCGCCGTGGAGCCGTACCGGGACACGAGCCGCTCCTCGGTCGCGATCGCGAGGCTATCGCGCCCCTGTCGGGCGTAGCTCCACGCGAGGAGCTTCGTCGCCGGAGCCCCCGCCGGATGGTCGGGGAACTCCTTCATGAGCTTCTCGAGCGTGGCCTGCGCCTCGGGATAGCGCGCCTGGGCCGCCGACGCGTCCGCGTCGATCAGGAGCGCATACGCGCGCCAGGGCGACCGGCTGGGCGGCATCTTTCCCAGGAGTGCGTGCGGCGCGCCCGCGAGCTGCCCGAGGTCGCCCGCCTTGTGATACGAGTAGAGAAGGAGGCAGAGCGACGCGTCCACGAGCTCGAGCTTTCCGGGCGTGCGGAACGCGTCCAGGTTCGGATTCGGCTTCTCCATCTGCGCCGTGTACCGGTCGAGCACGATCTGGAAGTACGGCGCCGCGGCGCGTGGCTTCCCCTGCGCGAGAAGGCCGACGCCCGCGAGGTACGCGGCCGCCGGAGCCTCGGGCTCGAGCGGATAGCCGGAGACGACGGCCTGGTAGGTGCCCGTGGCGTCGTTCTTCCGGCCCATGGCGTCGAGGCACCGGCCCACCTGGTACTGCGCGCTCGCCGCGATGGAGTGCTGGAAGTACTCCCGCAGCACGCGATTCATCTCGACGATCGCCTCGGCGTGCTGGCCCCGGCTCACCAGGACCTCGCCCACCAGGAACTGTGCGCGCGCCCCCACGTCCGAGTTCGGGTGCCGCTCGACGATGGAGCGGAGCGTGTGGAGCGCCGAGTCGGGCGAGCCCGCGAGGAAGAGCGAGCCCGCGCCGCGCACCTCGGCCTCGGCGATCACCTTGGGATCCTTCGCCTTCTTCGTGACGCGGCCGAACTCCTCCGCCGCGCTCCGGTAGTCTTTCGCGAGGAGGAACGCGTCCGCCTTCGCGAGGAGGGCCGGATCGCGGAGCGGGGAGTCGGGGTAGCGGTCCGCGACTTCCTGGAACGCGGCCGCCGACTGGAGCACCGCGCCCTGCGCGCGGTAGCAGAGCCCGCGCAGGTACGCGGCGGCGGCACCCTGCGTCTTGATGCCGACCGCCGAGAGCGCCTCGACCGGCTTTCCCTCGATATAGAGGAGGGTCGCCTTGGCGAGCGTCGCCCGCGCGTCCTTCTCGTACCACGGGCTCGCCTTGAAGAGCTCGTTCAGTTTCTTTCCCGCCTGCTCGTTCTCACCGAGGCGGAGGTGGTTCCACACGCGCCCGAGGCGCGCCTCCCCGCGAAGCGGGCTCAGCGGGTGGCGCTCTTCCCACTCGCCCCACTCACGAGCCGCCTCGCGGTCCCGGCCCGCCATCTCCAGCGCGCGGACCGAGGCGAATTCCGTGTCGTCCCGGAAGGGACTCTTGTCGAATTCCTCCGAAGCGCTCCGCCACATGCGGGACGCCGACTCGTAGTCCTGGAGCTCGAAGCGGATCATCGCCGACAGCGCGCGCGCCGCCGCGGTCTCGTCCTTCGAGAGATCCCCGCGGAGCGCCGCGTCCACCTGCGCGTCCACCTGCTCCAGCGCCGCCACCTTGTCCGCGCCGCTCAGGACGCGCGCGGCCTCGAACGAGAGCCCCGCCTCCTTGAGCACGCCCGGCGCGGCCTTCTTGTCGATCTCGACCTTCTTGTCGTCACCGGCGCGCGCGGCCGCCGGATCCAGCGCCGGCGCGGCGAGCGCGGCGGCGACCAGGATCCAGACCGGGAACCGATTGCGGCGAATGGGCATCATGACTCGATCCTCTCCCTGGCTACTCGACCGGGATCACCGGGACCGCGCCCTGCGGCCCGCCCGTCGAGATCTGAACGGCGCGCGTCCGGCTGTCGATCACACGGCCTTCCAGGTCGCGCACGGTGAGCGTGTAGCGGTAGTCGCCGTCCGGAAGCGGAAGCCCGGTCTCGTCCTTTCCGTCCCACAGCAGGTGCGCCGGAGGCGCGCCCTTGCCGCCGAACGTGCGGACCGTCTCGTCGGACTTGTTGACCAGGACCAGCGTCCAGCTCTCGGTCTCCGCCTTGGTCCGCGCGTTCAGGTCGATCTTGGTGACCGCCTTCTCGCCGGTGGGGGAGAAGACCTGGGGTTCGGCCTTCGCGCTCGCGTAGAAGCCGCCGAACCGGTACGTCAGGCCCAGGCGATGCGTGAGGCCCATCGCGTGGTCCTGGACGCCGTAGTCGAACTGGTACTTCTCCATGAACCGGTAGCTCAGGCCGCCGGCGGGCTCCGTCTCGTTCATCCCGACCCGGAGGCCGATCATCGGCTGCACCCAGTACTCGCTCCCGCCGCGGAACCGCATGCCGGGTCCCTCGGCCTGGTCCACCTCCGCCGTGAGGAGCCCGCGTCCGTTCAGGACGACGGCGGAGAAGCCGGCCCGGAACTCGACCGGGAAGGTCTCCTTGGTGTCGCGGAGCGTGAGATTCGGCCCGCCCAGGTTCATCACGGACGCGCCGACCTTGACCGTCGGGGTCACGGAGTAGATCGCCCCGAGGTCGAACCCGAAGCCGCTCCCGCTGAACTCCTCGACGCTCTGGCGGACCAGCTTCACGTTGGTTCCCAGCGCGAAGCGCGTGTTGAGGTACTTCGCCATCGAGAAGATGTAGGCGCTCTCGGACTGCTTGAAGGTGCCGAGATCGTCGTTCAGCTCGTTGGTGCGACTGAACTCGCCGGAGCTCAGGGCGATGACCGAGAGCCCGAAACTCGGGAGCCGGTTGCCCGGCACGGCGAAGTTGAACGCGTTGATGGACGTGTCCTCGAAGAGCTGCGCCGTCTCGAACCGCAGCTCGTTCGGGACGAGGAGCGCGAGCCCCGCGGGGTTCCACGCCACGGCCGTGGCCTCGTCGGCCACCGCCACGAAGGCGCCGCCCAGTCCGAGCGTGCGTGCGGTCACGTAGTCCGAGAGCCAGGAGCCCGGCGCGCCGCCGCTCTCCTCCTCGGCCGCCGCCGGTGAGGCGCTCAGGACGAGAGCCAGGACCGCGGCGGTCCAGACGTTCCGATTCCAATCCATGCGGATCATCAGACTCTCCTTCCCTAGCGGACGACCGCGATCTTGTGCTTGATGACGTGTACCGTCTCGCCCTGTCCCTGGGCTTCGATGAACGCGACGTAACCGCCGCTCGCGACCACCTCTCCCTTGCCGTTCTTACCGTCCCACACCCACTCGTTCAGGCCCTGAATGCCCCCCTGCGTCTCGCGCTGGAAGACCTCACGGCGCACCAGCTTTCCGCTCGTCGTGAAGATCCGGAGGTTCACGGTCGCGTGGTTGTCGAGCTTGTACGCGATCGTGGTTCCCTCGGACCCCGCGTGGAACGGATTCGGGTAGTTCGTGACGTAGCCGCCCGCCGCGGCCGGGTCCACGTACGCCACGGACAGGTCGAGCTCCGTGGAGAGGCTGCCCGAAGTGGCACGGATGCGATCGGTCTCGGGGCTGCGCGGGCTCAGGAAGTCGGCGTAGGCATAGCCTTCCGCATTCGTGGAGTCGTTCGGAACGGTGATCGTTCCGGTACCGGAGAGGAGCGTCCAGGCGACCGTCCTGCCTGGAACGCCGTTCTCGTACGCATCCTCGACGCGCGCCGTCAGCGTTGCGTGCTTGTTGAGCCCCACCCAGGGCGGGCTGCTCGAGAGGCGGAGCACCGCCGGTACGCCCGGCGTGATCGTGATCGGGTTGCTCGTCGCGGGAGCGTTCCCCGCGTCGTCGCGCGCGACCAGGACGATGGGCTCGGCGAAGGTGTACGTCTGGCTCACCGAGCGCTGTCCCTGGAGGAGCTGGAACTGCGTCGTGAGCAGCGTGCCGCGGCCCGCCATCTGGTTGCCGGCGTTCCGGACCTCGATCGTGACGAAGGAGTTGATCTCCTGGATCACGCTACCCGCGTCGTTGGTCACCTTGACGGTGAGCGTGAAGAACTCGCCCGCCCGCGCGGTCGAGGGCGTGATCGCCGCCTCGAGGTGGAAGCCGCTCGTGATCGCGCGAACCTGCGTCGTGCTCCCCGTGCGCGACGGATTCGTCACGTCGGAGACCGTGATCTGCTGGAAGCCGCCCGTGGAGAGGCGGATGTTCATCTCCGCCACGCCGTCCACCATCGCCTCGTCCGGCGGGAGCTGAGCCATCGGATCGCCCGACGTGATCCGGACCACGTCCGTGGCGCCGCCGACCGGATTCCACCACTGGTCGGTCGCGAGCACGGTGAGGGTGAAGGAGTAGTTGATCGACTGGTCCGTCGGAGTGCCGGCACGGCCCGTGGCGGTTCCGGGGGCGACGGTCTCGCCGGGGGCCAGGACCAGAACGCGGGCGAACGTGCCGCCCACGATGAGCACCTGGCTCGACGTGTTCGTGAGGATGTTGCTGTCGTCGAGATCGGTGGCCGTGATCGTCTGGAGCCCGGACTTGTGGAGCCGGACCGGGATCACCCGCTGTCCGTTCGCGAGCGTCGTGTCGGCCGTCATCCACCCGAATGTGTCGGTGGACGAGAGGCCCACCCGGTTGTTCACGCCGGGAACGAGATTCCACCACTGGTCCACGGCCCTCACGGTGATGTTGAAGGGCGTGCCCGCTGTCTGGTTGGTCGGCGTACCGGTCTTGCCCGCGGTCGTTCCGCCGGCGGGGGACTCACCGGGAAGGATGACCTGGAGCTTCGAGTAGGGACCTGGATTCACCACGAAGTTGCTACTCGTACCCGTCTTCGGAGGCGCCGAGTAGTCCGCGCACGTGAGCGCGACCGCGCCGCCCGCGCCGAAGAGCGTGACCGGACCGGTCCACACCCCGTTTGCGAACGTGATCTGGCTTGGCGTGATGCTGCCGGTGCCCGTGTTCGCCGTGAGAATCGCGTCCGCCGCGTAGCTCGGCACCAGGTTGCCGCCGGAGTCGACGGCGCGGATCGTGATCGTGGTTGGAGTGCCCGCATTGACCTGAGCCGGGATCCCCACGAACGCGAATCCCGTCGTCCCGGCCGGGATCACCTGGATCGACGGGCTCGTGGACGGCGTGATGGACGGGGTGGTCGTGTCGTTGACGGTGACGGTTTGAGTTCCGACCGTGTTCAGCGTGACCGAGAAGGTCCGGAAGCCGCCCGGCGGATCGCCCGAGGTGGTGAGCGGACCGTTCTGAGGGTTCTTCACGAACGAGCCCGTCGCGTTCAGATTGATGTTGTCGCCGCTCGGAACCGGGTTCCAGTACGCATCGGTCGCATAGACGCCGACCGTGAACGCGGTACCGACCGCCTGCGTGGCGGGCGAGCCGGTGTACCCGGACACGCTGCCCGGCATCGGCGTCATGCCCGGAACGATCACCTGGAGCCTGGAAAACGCGGCCGGGTGGACGACGAACGGGTCACTCGTCCCGTTCTTCGCAGGATTCGAAGGCAGGAACGCGTACATGTTGACGTTCCCGCGATTGATGCTCGTCTCGTCCGCACGGTACATGGTGACGTTTCCGCTCCACGTGCCGTTCGTGAACGTCACCGTCGCCGGCGTGATCCGTCCTTCGCCATAGCTCGTGATCTCACGGAGGTTCACCGTTCCGTTGAAGCCGGTCACGGTGGCTCCGTTCGGAGTGCGGGCCCAGATCTGGGTGCCGTCCGGCGTGCCCGCGTACTTGTGTTTCTGGGAGATCCCCGCGAACTCGAACCGGTCGAGGACCTGCGAGGCCACCGACGCCGAGTTGCCGTCCGGGATCGTGCCGTCCGTCTCGTCGTGGGCCTGGATCGTGAAGTTTCCGCCCGCGTTGAACGTCACCTGGAAGGTCTGCTGGCCGGACGAGAGCTGCGTGGCTCCGGGCAGCGTGGCGCTCGCGTCGGAGGACGTGAGCTGGATCGTGTTGCTGATGGAGGTGACGGTGTTCCAGGAGTTGTCGCACGCGCGCACCGTCACGGCGAACGGAATGCCGGCGACCTGGGCCCGCGGCGTGCCGCTCTTGCCGGTGCCCG is a genomic window containing:
- a CDS encoding biopolymer transporter ExbD, whose translation is MRRHRVPGYHLPITKVNVVPIIDVSLVLVIILLVTAPLMTVADLPVDLPQAQTREAEDERNVSITLSSTGALAVDEEVVTRESLPAVLQNHLKQSGNEDVLVVVRADSGAPYATVQGLLQDARAAGATRLAIATRQRTEGAQ
- a CDS encoding biopolymer transporter ExbD; this translates as MRRTRMRHEEAITEPNMTPLIDVCLVLVIILLVSTPMAFQSSIAVQRAAQSGKAAKYTAKSERVEITLVSPEVVLVNQNQIPRASLQGLLKPLLDASATKLVVVRCGDGISHGAFVSVLDDAKACGASQIAVVGG
- a CDS encoding MotA/TolQ/ExbB proton channel family protein → MFENFDWIEAMRTSPVMVIILVCSVLTLGFVIERTLYFWKRRGNPDSLLASALVALRSGNKEEAIRVCAADPHPFGPVGAEVIRAMDEQPEAFEERLHIAMSEQRLQLERNLGFIGTMGNVAPLIGLLGTVWGIMRAFHDMARTGSAGPSVVAAGVAEALFTTAAGLLVAVPAVMVYNNFVRRMGVALTVTENHARSLRLNGGVRQQKPAVQTTVRVA
- a CDS encoding tetratricopeptide repeat protein; this translates as MMPIRRNRFPVWILVAAALAAPALDPAAARAGDDKKVEIDKKAAPGVLKEAGLSFEAARVLSGADKVAALEQVDAQVDAALRGDLSKDETAAARALSAMIRFELQDYESASRMWRSASEEFDKSPFRDDTEFASVRALEMAGRDREAAREWGEWEERHPLSPLRGEARLGRVWNHLRLGENEQAGKKLNELFKASPWYEKDARATLAKATLLYIEGKPVEALSAVGIKTQGAAAAYLRGLCYRAQGAVLQSAAAFQEVADRYPDSPLRDPALLAKADAFLLAKDYRSAAEEFGRVTKKAKDPKVIAEAEVRGAGSLFLAGSPDSALHTLRSIVERHPNSDVGARAQFLVGEVLVSRGQHAEAIVEMNRVLREYFQHSIAASAQYQVGRCLDAMGRKNDATGTYQAVVSGYPLEPEAPAAAYLAGVGLLAQGKPRAAAPYFQIVLDRYTAQMEKPNPNLDAFRTPGKLELVDASLCLLLYSYHKAGDLGQLAGAPHALLGKMPPSRSPWRAYALLIDADASAAQARYPEAQATLEKLMKEFPDHPAGAPATKLLAWSYARQGRDSLAIATEERLVSRYGSTARPDIVSSAYLDIAHDRFNQKNYRAAADNYAAFLKRYPGHPKRHVAHYQAGLACLRLNRAGDAVDHWEAIVKDSASAPIAEKAWARAGDLYFQAQRYEDAKRCYRGLLANFADTDAAGLAMLRMGQCEYNAGHDAAALARYSETVARFPDTPYSKEAQRGSELALYRMGQTAKGTAELAKLVEQYPTSSFAADALFQIAKSEYQAKRWAEAATGFRRVVSQFPGYSAADEAQFLLADAYGKAGDKEQARLSYEQFLAFFPESELRPTAEFQLGLHYFTNQDFMRAAVAFTQVLGDSATEEVSGASRYNLALCQRQMGQPEDAKATLLAYREKHPNDARAAEVAYQLGDLLEAAGNKEAALQEFQTALASRPSNALEMELLYRVGLNQENQGNVDAALKTYNRAVLSPDKRNPFRLSALARCAAIYESRNELTRAMNAYRDIAQNSKDNELAAAAAGRANELQSARGKKR
- a CDS encoding PorV/PorQ family protein, encoding MIRMDWNRNVWTAAVLALVLSASPAAAEEESGGAPGSWLSDYVTARTLGLGGAFVAVADEATAVAWNPAGLALLVPNELRFETAQLFEDTSINAFNFAVPGNRLPSFGLSVIALSSGEFSRTNELNDDLGTFKQSESAYIFSMAKYLNTRFALGTNVKLVRQSVEEFSGSGFGFDLGAIYSVTPTVKVGASVMNLGGPNLTLRDTKETFPVEFRAGFSAVVLNGRGLLTAEVDQAEGPGMRFRGGSEYWVQPMIGLRVGMNETEPAGGLSYRFMEKYQFDYGVQDHAMGLTHRLGLTYRFGGFYASAKAEPQVFSPTGEKAVTKIDLNARTKAETESWTLVLVNKSDETVRTFGGKGAPPAHLLWDGKDETGLPLPDGDYRYTLTVRDLEGRVIDSRTRAVQISTGGPQGAVPVIPVE
- a CDS encoding Ig-like domain-containing protein, which produces MRQAHPAAWLGFGLALLIGALFPSAALAQYTRLQVLLPGETAAPGTGTGKSGTPRAQVAGIPFAVTVRACDNSWNTVTSISNTIQLTSSDASATLPGATQLSSGQQTFQVTFNAGGNFTIQAHDETDGTIPDGNSASVASQVLDRFEFAGISQKHKYAGTPDGTQIWARTPNGATVTGFNGTVNLREITSYGEGRITPATVTFTNGTWSGNVTMYRADETSINRGNVNMYAFLPSNPAKNGTSDPFVVHPAAFSRLQVIVPGMTPMPGSVSGYTGSPATQAVGTAFTVGVYATDAYWNPVPSGDNINLNATGSFVKNPQNGPLTTSGDPPGGFRTFSVTLNTVGTQTVTVNDTTTPSITPSTSPSIQVIPAGTTGFAFVGIPAQVNAGTPTTITIRAVDSGGNLVPSYAADAILTANTGTGSITPSQITFANGVWTGPVTLFGAGGAVALTCADYSAPPKTGTSSNFVVNPGPYSKLQVILPGESPAGGTTAGKTGTPTNQTAGTPFNITVRAVDQWWNLVPGVNNRVGLSSTDTFGWMTADTTLANGQRVIPVRLHKSGLQTITATDLDDSNILTNTSSQVLIVGGTFARVLVLAPGETVAPGTATGRAGTPTDQSINYSFTLTVLATDQWWNPVGGATDVVRITSGDPMAQLPPDEAMVDGVAEMNIRLSTGGFQQITVSDVTNPSRTGSTTQVRAITSGFHLEAAITPSTARAGEFFTLTVKVTNDAGSVIQEINSFVTIEVRNAGNQMAGRGTLLTTQFQLLQGQRSVSQTYTFAEPIVLVARDDAGNAPATSNPITITPGVPAVLRLSSSPPWVGLNKHATLTARVEDAYENGVPGRTVAWTLLSGTGTITVPNDSTNAEGYAYADFLSPRSPETDRIRATSGSLSTELDLSVAYVDPAAAGGYVTNYPNPFHAGSEGTTIAYKLDNHATVNLRIFTTSGKLVRREVFQRETQGGIQGLNEWVWDGKNGKGEVVASGGYVAFIEAQGQGETVHVIKHKIAVVR